The following proteins are co-located in the Trichormus variabilis 0441 genome:
- a CDS encoding cysteine desulfurase: protein MTYTPTKTLADKVRADFPILREEVNGKTLVYLDNAATSQKPLFVLNALRDYYEQYNSNVHRGAHTLSAKATDAYEGARDKIAKFINAASRQEIVYTRNASEAINLVAYSWGMNNLQAGDEIILSVMEHHSNIVPWQFVAQKTGAVLKFVELTPEQTLDMEQFKQLISEKTKLVSIVHVSNTLGCINPVAEIAEITHRYGAKFLVDACQSVPHMPIDVQQIDCDWLVASGHKMCAPTGIGFLYGKLALLEAMPPFFGGGEMIAEVYLDHSTYAELPHKFEAGTPAIGEAIALGAAIDYLTDIGMDKIHAYEAELTAYLWQKLEQIPQITLYGPTPDAHGGGRAALATFTIEGIHANDLSTLLDQEGVAIRSGHHCTQPLHRHLGLAGTARASLSFYNTREEIDVFIKALKETIDFFAGIFG, encoded by the coding sequence ATGACTTATACACCTACCAAAACCCTTGCAGATAAAGTCCGCGCCGACTTCCCTATATTACGTGAGGAAGTCAATGGTAAAACCTTAGTTTACCTAGATAACGCGGCGACATCGCAAAAACCCTTGTTCGTCTTAAATGCACTCAGGGATTATTACGAGCAATATAACTCCAATGTGCATCGCGGAGCGCATACCCTCAGCGCCAAAGCCACCGACGCTTATGAAGGCGCACGGGACAAAATCGCTAAATTTATTAATGCAGCCTCCCGCCAAGAAATTGTTTACACCCGCAACGCCAGCGAAGCGATTAACCTCGTCGCCTATAGCTGGGGGATGAACAATTTACAAGCAGGCGACGAAATTATTCTGTCGGTGATGGAACACCACAGTAATATAGTTCCCTGGCAATTTGTGGCTCAAAAAACGGGTGCAGTTCTTAAGTTTGTGGAATTGACACCAGAACAAACCTTGGATATGGAACAGTTTAAACAACTGATTTCGGAAAAAACAAAACTGGTTTCCATTGTCCACGTTTCTAATACATTGGGTTGTATAAATCCAGTGGCAGAGATTGCGGAAATTACTCACAGATACGGCGCGAAATTCTTAGTTGATGCTTGTCAAAGTGTTCCCCATATGCCTATCGATGTCCAGCAAATAGACTGTGACTGGCTGGTAGCATCTGGGCATAAAATGTGCGCTCCCACAGGCATCGGATTCTTATACGGTAAGTTGGCATTATTAGAAGCCATGCCCCCATTTTTTGGTGGTGGGGAAATGATAGCCGAGGTATATCTAGACCATTCTACCTATGCCGAATTACCCCATAAATTTGAGGCTGGTACACCTGCAATTGGTGAGGCGATCGCTCTTGGTGCAGCGATAGATTATCTTACTGATATCGGCATGGATAAAATCCACGCCTACGAAGCTGAATTAACGGCTTATTTGTGGCAAAAATTAGAGCAAATTCCTCAAATTACCCTCTATGGCCCCACACCGGATGCTCATGGAGGAGGTAGAGCCGCATTAGCCACATTTACAATTGAAGGTATCCACGCTAACGACCTATCTACACTATTAGATCAAGAAGGTGTAGCCATTCGTTCTGGACACCACTGCACCCAACCATTACACCGCCACTTAGGTTTAGCTGGAACCGCAAGAGCTAGTTTATCTTTCTACAATACCCGTGAGGAAATTGATGTATTCATCAAAGCACTCAAGGAAACCATTGACTTTTTTGCTGGGATCTTTGGATGA
- the wecB gene encoding non-hydrolyzing UDP-N-acetylglucosamine 2-epimerase: MTNKKRVCIILGTRPEAIKLAPVIQVFQKSPDFELQVILTGQHREMVEQVMQLFHLKADYDLEIMQPQQSLSDITCRSLRGLEGLFIQNKPDLVLVQGDTTTAFAASLAAFYQKIPVGHVEAGLRTDELFNPYPEEANRRLISQITQLHFAPTTLAVENLQRSGVLGKIHLTGNTVIDALLYVAANAPACDVPGLNWDEYRVLLATVHRRENWGEPLQAIAQGFLQILDKFPDTALLLPLHRNPTVREPLQALLGSHPRVFLTEPLDYAELVGAIGRSHFLLTDSGGLQEEAPSLGKPVLVLRETTERPEAVTAGTAKLVGTDSKTISSAASELLSNPVAYDAMANAINPFGDGHAAERILEIVQNYFAS, from the coding sequence ATGACTAATAAAAAACGAGTTTGCATTATCTTAGGGACACGCCCCGAAGCAATTAAACTAGCTCCGGTAATTCAGGTCTTCCAAAAATCTCCAGACTTTGAGCTGCAAGTGATTTTAACTGGACAGCATCGTGAGATGGTTGAGCAAGTGATGCAGTTATTCCATCTCAAGGCGGATTATGACCTAGAGATTATGCAGCCTCAACAGTCTCTAAGTGATATTACCTGCCGCAGCTTACGCGGTTTGGAAGGATTATTTATTCAAAATAAGCCAGATTTAGTCCTGGTGCAAGGAGATACGACAACAGCTTTTGCGGCAAGTTTAGCAGCTTTTTACCAAAAAATTCCTGTAGGTCATGTGGAAGCTGGGTTAAGAACAGATGAATTATTTAATCCTTACCCAGAAGAAGCTAATCGGCGGTTGATTTCCCAAATTACCCAGTTGCACTTTGCACCAACGACTTTGGCTGTGGAAAACTTGCAGCGTTCTGGTGTTTTGGGGAAAATTCACTTAACTGGTAATACTGTAATCGATGCTTTATTATATGTAGCCGCCAATGCACCAGCTTGCGATGTACCTGGTTTAAACTGGGATGAATATCGTGTGCTATTGGCTACAGTTCATCGGCGGGAAAATTGGGGTGAGCCACTACAGGCGATCGCTCAAGGATTTTTGCAGATATTAGATAAGTTTCCTGATACCGCCTTGCTTTTACCCCTACACCGCAATCCTACAGTCCGTGAACCATTGCAAGCATTACTAGGGAGTCATCCAAGGGTATTTTTAACAGAACCCCTCGATTATGCCGAACTGGTGGGAGCAATCGGGCGATCGCACTTTTTATTGACTGATTCTGGTGGTTTGCAAGAAGAAGCGCCTAGTCTGGGTAAACCAGTTCTGGTTCTCAGGGAAACGACAGAAAGACCGGAAGCAGTCACGGCGGGTACAGCTAAACTTGTTGGTACTGACAGTAAAACTATTTCCTCTGCTGCCAGTGAGTTATTGAGTAATCCAGTAGCTTATGATGCGATGGCTAATGCCATTAATCCCTTCGGTGATGGTCATGCAGCCGAACGCATTTTAGAAATTGTGCAGAATTATTTCGCTAGCTGA
- the argC gene encoding N-acetyl-gamma-glutamyl-phosphate reductase translates to MNKPKIFIDGEAGTTGLQIYSRLNERDDIELVSIAASKRKDADERAKLLNSVDVAILCLPDDAAREAVSLVHSSQVKILDASTAYRTAQGWVYGFPELNPGQREKIANAQFVSNPGCYPTGFLACVRPLIAQGILPSSFPITINAVSGYSGGGKSLIQKYDSFHEQQKGATSDYPFGIYGLQFGHKHVKEMHQHSGLASPPLFIPAVGDFEQGMLVQIPLPLWTLDNPPSGEEIHQAIAQYYQGEKFVQVASFKDPSLLRDGTFLDATAVNGTNIVQVFVFANDNTKEALLVARLDNLGKGASGAAVQNLNIMLGLPEELGL, encoded by the coding sequence ATGAATAAACCAAAGATTTTTATTGATGGGGAAGCGGGAACTACAGGCTTACAGATTTACTCACGCCTCAACGAGCGAGATGATATTGAGCTAGTTAGTATTGCAGCATCGAAGCGCAAGGATGCGGATGAGCGAGCAAAATTACTCAATTCCGTTGATGTAGCCATTCTTTGTTTACCTGATGATGCAGCGAGGGAAGCTGTTAGTTTAGTTCACAGTAGTCAGGTGAAAATCCTTGATGCTAGCACCGCTTATCGCACGGCTCAAGGTTGGGTATATGGTTTTCCGGAACTGAACCCAGGACAGCGAGAAAAAATCGCCAATGCTCAGTTTGTCAGCAATCCGGGGTGTTATCCTACAGGGTTTTTAGCTTGTGTACGTCCGTTAATAGCTCAAGGTATTCTTCCCAGTAGCTTCCCCATAACAATTAATGCGGTGTCTGGTTACTCTGGTGGTGGTAAGAGCTTGATCCAAAAGTATGATAGCTTCCACGAGCAGCAGAAAGGCGCAACCTCAGATTATCCCTTCGGTATCTATGGTTTACAGTTCGGACATAAGCACGTTAAAGAGATGCACCAGCATTCTGGGTTAGCATCACCGCCATTGTTCATCCCTGCGGTGGGTGACTTCGAGCAGGGAATGTTGGTACAAATACCCTTACCTCTGTGGACTTTGGACAATCCGCCATCGGGTGAAGAGATTCATCAAGCGATCGCCCAATACTACCAAGGGGAAAAGTTTGTGCAGGTAGCTTCATTTAAAGACCCTAGCCTGTTACGTGACGGCACATTTTTAGACGCAACGGCAGTTAACGGTACTAATATTGTTCAGGTTTTCGTCTTCGCTAACGATAATACGAAAGAAGCTCTGTTAGTGGCTCGATTAGATAACCTTGGCAAAGGTGCATCAGGCGCAGCCGTCCAAAACCTAAATATTATGCTAGGTCTTCCAGAAGAGTTAGGATTATGA
- a CDS encoding DDE transposase family protein, giving the protein MNNTQTWYIVKQNTGSCDIIPSEKLGESNSEFVEQWGPFDSREDAIARRIGLIRAGKCQPQ; this is encoded by the coding sequence ATGAATAATACACAAACTTGGTATATTGTCAAGCAAAATACTGGTAGCTGTGACATTATCCCCAGCGAAAAACTTGGGGAGAGTAATTCAGAGTTTGTTGAACAGTGGGGGCCTTTTGACTCAAGAGAAGATGCGATCGCCCGTCGCATCGGATTAATCAGGGCTGGTAAGTGCCAACCACAGTAA
- the ctpC gene encoding carboxyl-terminal processing protease CtpC — protein MVITKSRLVLGATAVTLSTIAVTSLGIHSRGQALFKASPKELVDEVWQIVQRQYVDGTFNQVDWQAVRKEYLNKSYSNQQEAYKSIREMLKRLNDPYTRFMDPQEFKNMQVDTSGELTGIGITISQDEKTKQLVVIAPIEDTPAFKAGILAKDVILKIDGKSTKGMDTNQAVNLIRGTAGSQVTLTIQRSNQEKQFKITRARIEIHPVRYSQKPTSVGKVGYIRLNQFSANAGKEMQEAIKNLEKQQVAGYILDLRGNPGGLLFSSVEIARMWMDKGTIVSTVDRQGEREREVANGRALTNKPLVILVDKGSASASEILSGALQDNKRAVIVGTQTFGKGLVQSVRPLDDGSGLAVTIAKYLTPNDRDINKHGIDPDVKVELTDAQRQDLWLREREKLGTLDDLQFAKAVEILGKQIAAKGTPTAEKK, from the coding sequence ATGGTGATTACAAAAAGTAGGCTTGTTTTGGGTGCTACGGCAGTGACACTCTCCACGATCGCAGTTACTAGCCTTGGCATCCACTCGCGCGGTCAGGCTTTATTTAAAGCAAGTCCCAAGGAACTGGTAGATGAAGTATGGCAAATCGTTCAGCGTCAATACGTAGACGGCACTTTTAACCAAGTGGATTGGCAGGCTGTTCGTAAGGAATACTTAAACAAGTCCTACAGTAACCAGCAGGAAGCTTATAAGTCCATACGGGAAATGCTCAAACGCCTGAATGATCCATACACTCGGTTTATGGACCCTCAGGAGTTCAAGAATATGCAGGTGGATACCTCCGGAGAACTTACAGGGATTGGTATCACCATCAGTCAGGATGAAAAAACTAAGCAATTGGTAGTGATTGCACCAATTGAAGACACCCCAGCTTTTAAAGCTGGCATTTTAGCTAAAGATGTCATCCTCAAAATTGATGGTAAAAGCACCAAGGGGATGGATACTAATCAAGCTGTAAATTTGATCCGAGGTACAGCTGGCTCACAAGTAACCTTGACGATTCAGCGCAGCAATCAAGAAAAACAATTCAAAATCACAAGGGCGCGGATTGAAATTCATCCGGTGCGCTATTCTCAAAAGCCAACCTCTGTTGGTAAAGTAGGCTACATTCGTCTCAACCAGTTCAGCGCCAATGCTGGTAAAGAGATGCAGGAAGCCATCAAAAATTTAGAAAAACAACAAGTAGCTGGTTATATTCTGGATTTACGTGGTAATCCTGGTGGTTTACTCTTTTCCAGTGTAGAAATTGCGCGGATGTGGATGGATAAAGGCACAATTGTCTCTACTGTTGACCGCCAAGGAGAACGAGAAAGAGAAGTGGCGAACGGACGCGCTTTGACAAACAAACCTTTAGTAATTTTGGTGGATAAAGGTTCAGCCAGTGCTAGTGAAATTCTCTCCGGCGCATTGCAAGATAATAAGCGTGCTGTTATTGTAGGTACTCAAACTTTTGGTAAGGGCTTAGTACAATCAGTCCGTCCTCTAGATGATGGCTCAGGATTGGCAGTAACAATCGCCAAATACCTAACTCCCAATGATAGGGATATTAACAAGCATGGTATTGATCCCGATGTGAAAGTAGAATTAACGGATGCCCAACGCCAAGATTTGTGGCTACGTGAGCGCGAAAAACTCGGCACATTGGACGATTTGCAATTTGCTAAAGCAGTGGAAATCTTAGGTAAACAGATTGCTGCCAAAGGTACGCCAACAGCAGAAAAGAAGTAA
- the ispG gene encoding (E)-4-hydroxy-3-methylbut-2-enyl-diphosphate synthase, giving the protein MQTLPTPTTSSNTANQSTFDTTIKRRKTRPVKVGNVTIGGGYPVVVQSMINEDTLDIDGSVAAIRRLHEIGCEIVRVTVPSIAHAVALAEIKQKLITTYQDVPIVADVHHNGMKIALEVAKHIEKVRINPGLYVFEKPNTNRTEYTQAEFEEIGEKIRETLAPLVITLRDQGKAMRIGVNHGSLAERMLFTYGDTPEGMVESALEFIRICESLDFRNIVISMKASRVPVMVAAYRLMAKRMDDLGMDYPLHLGVTEAGDGEYGRIKSTAGIATLLADGIGDTIRVSLTEAPEKEIPVCYSILQALGLRKTMVEYVACPSCGRTLFNLEEVLHKVRESTKHLTGLDIAVMGCIVNGPGEMADADYGYVGKTPGYISLYRGREEIKKVPEDKGVEELINLIKADGRWVDP; this is encoded by the coding sequence ATGCAAACTCTGCCGACACCCACAACATCCAGTAATACAGCCAACCAAAGCACATTTGATACGACAATCAAGCGTCGTAAAACCCGTCCGGTAAAAGTGGGTAATGTCACCATCGGCGGTGGCTACCCTGTGGTGGTGCAGTCGATGATTAACGAAGACACTCTTGATATCGACGGTTCCGTAGCCGCTATTCGGCGCTTGCACGAAATTGGCTGTGAAATCGTCCGTGTCACAGTGCCAAGCATAGCTCACGCCGTAGCGTTGGCAGAAATTAAACAAAAACTCATTACAACTTACCAAGATGTGCCAATTGTTGCTGACGTACACCACAATGGGATGAAAATTGCCCTGGAAGTTGCCAAACATATTGAAAAAGTACGGATAAACCCCGGCTTGTATGTGTTTGAGAAACCCAACACCAATAGAACTGAATATACTCAAGCCGAATTTGAAGAAATTGGCGAAAAAATCCGCGAAACTCTCGCACCCTTGGTAATTACTCTGCGCGACCAAGGTAAAGCCATGCGTATTGGTGTCAATCATGGTTCTCTCGCTGAGAGAATGTTATTTACCTACGGCGATACTCCAGAAGGCATGGTGGAATCAGCTTTAGAATTTATTCGCATCTGTGAATCTCTAGACTTCCGCAACATAGTCATTTCCATGAAAGCCTCACGAGTTCCCGTGATGGTAGCCGCCTATCGCCTCATGGCTAAACGCATGGATGATTTAGGCATGGATTATCCCTTACATTTAGGTGTCACCGAAGCTGGTGATGGTGAATATGGACGGATTAAATCCACAGCAGGTATTGCCACATTATTAGCTGATGGTATTGGTGATACTATTCGCGTCTCCCTAACAGAAGCACCGGAAAAGGAAATTCCAGTCTGTTACAGCATTCTGCAAGCTTTAGGTTTGCGGAAAACAATGGTGGAATATGTAGCTTGTCCTTCCTGCGGTCGTACTTTATTTAACTTAGAAGAAGTACTACATAAAGTACGTGAATCTACTAAACACCTCACAGGACTAGACATTGCTGTTATGGGTTGCATTGTCAATGGCCCAGGCGAGATGGCTGATGCTGACTACGGTTATGTAGGTAAAACTCCTGGTTACATTTCTTTATATCGTGGCAGAGAAGAAATTAAAAAAGTTCCAGAAGATAAAGGCGTTGAGGAATTAATTAACCTCATTAAAGCTGATGGTCGCTGGGTAGATCCTTAG
- a CDS encoding right-handed parallel beta-helix repeat-containing protein, protein MSLCINPQCSKPQNPDNVLFCQNCGSELLLEGRYRVVSVLGGGGFGKTFAVNDTRTQTAKVLKVLINNHPKAVELFQREAEVLALLNYPGIPTVEANGYFVYFPRNSQEPMHCLVMEKIEGLDLGQYLRQRDYRPIDQKLALQWFKEVMIILHQVHQQGLFHRDIKPSNIMLRADGRLVLIDFGTARSVTGTYIAKQAVGQVTGVISAGYTPSEQINGQAVQQSDFFALGRTFIYLLTGKEPSDPTIYNYLNDELRWRDGLLSSGSNSVTPTVGDRPNILPQFADLLDQMMERLPAQRPQNTHIILQRLADIEKSLQPPPPPPPKPKGWTRRRLIAVVGFSSLGLTGALALSRLLPKTTLIVSQEGGGDYKTISAAIENAQPGMRILVRPGLYQESLVLDKALKIIGDGVKAEIIIESKDAGCLVVKTDQAEVRGLTFRSRVGTENKQYFAVDISQGQVILADCDITSDSLSGIGVHGATANPVIQKCQIHDGKQSGIYLYENSRGTIEDCDFFGNTTTEITVDAAQPIIRRCKIHQDKEGGILFRNQAQGIVEDCDIFNNNLSGIEIRDSSNPTIQKCRIHDNQQGDGILVHLNGRGTVEDCNIFSNGFSGVEIRDRGNPVIRRCSINKNKYYGVYAYKNSTGTVENCDLTGNIRSAINVDETSQLQRSGNVE, encoded by the coding sequence ATGAGCCTCTGCATAAACCCTCAATGCTCAAAACCGCAAAACCCTGATAATGTCCTGTTTTGTCAGAATTGTGGCTCAGAATTACTTCTGGAAGGACGCTACCGAGTAGTTAGTGTTCTGGGAGGTGGTGGCTTTGGTAAAACTTTTGCAGTCAACGATACACGTACTCAAACAGCAAAAGTCCTTAAAGTCCTAATTAACAATCATCCCAAAGCAGTGGAGCTATTTCAACGAGAAGCCGAAGTTTTAGCTCTACTCAATTATCCCGGAATCCCGACAGTAGAAGCAAATGGTTATTTCGTGTATTTTCCGCGAAATAGTCAAGAACCAATGCACTGTTTGGTCATGGAAAAAATTGAGGGTTTAGATTTAGGTCAATATTTAAGACAAAGAGATTATCGACCCATTGACCAAAAGTTAGCTTTGCAATGGTTCAAAGAAGTCATGATAATTCTCCATCAAGTCCATCAGCAAGGCTTGTTTCATCGAGATATTAAACCATCAAATATTATGTTGCGGGCGGATGGTCGTCTGGTGCTGATAGACTTTGGTACAGCGCGGTCAGTGACGGGAACTTACATAGCCAAGCAAGCGGTAGGACAAGTCACAGGGGTTATTTCCGCAGGTTACACACCTTCAGAACAAATTAACGGTCAAGCCGTACAGCAATCAGACTTTTTTGCTTTGGGACGTACCTTCATTTATTTATTAACAGGAAAAGAACCATCTGACCCAACAATTTATAATTATTTAAATGATGAATTACGCTGGCGTGATGGACTACTTTCTAGTGGAAGTAATAGTGTTACGCCTACAGTAGGCGATCGCCCTAATATTCTGCCACAGTTTGCAGATTTACTCGATCAAATGATGGAGCGTTTACCTGCCCAACGCCCACAAAATACCCATATAATTTTGCAACGGTTAGCAGACATTGAAAAAAGCTTGCAACCACCTCCACCACCTCCACCAAAACCAAAAGGATGGACGAGACGACGGTTAATTGCAGTAGTTGGCTTCAGTAGTCTAGGGTTAACTGGGGCTTTAGCTCTATCTAGATTATTACCAAAGACTACTTTGATTGTGTCTCAAGAAGGCGGTGGCGACTATAAAACTATTAGTGCAGCCATAGAAAATGCTCAACCAGGGATGCGTATTTTGGTACGTCCTGGTCTCTACCAAGAAAGTTTAGTACTCGACAAAGCATTAAAAATTATCGGTGATGGGGTCAAGGCAGAAATTATTATCGAAAGTAAAGACGCAGGTTGTCTTGTAGTGAAAACTGACCAAGCTGAAGTCAGAGGCTTGACTTTCCGTAGTCGTGTGGGAACGGAAAACAAGCAGTATTTTGCTGTAGATATATCCCAAGGACAGGTAATTTTAGCAGACTGTGATATTACATCTGATTCATTGTCGGGAATTGGTGTTCATGGCGCTACAGCTAACCCAGTCATTCAAAAATGCCAAATTCATGATGGTAAACAAAGTGGAATTTATCTGTATGAAAATAGTCGCGGAACAATAGAAGATTGTGATTTCTTTGGGAATACAACCACGGAAATCACCGTTGATGCAGCGCAACCGATAATTCGTCGTTGCAAAATACACCAAGATAAAGAAGGCGGTATTTTATTTCGTAATCAGGCTCAGGGAATTGTAGAAGATTGCGATATTTTCAACAATAATCTATCCGGCATAGAAATTAGAGATAGTAGCAACCCCACCATTCAAAAATGCCGAATCCACGATAATCAACAAGGTGATGGTATCTTAGTTCACCTCAACGGACGTGGGACAGTGGAAGACTGCAATATCTTCAGTAATGGTTTTTCTGGTGTAGAAATTAGAGACAGGGGAAATCCTGTGATTCGCAGATGTAGTATCAATAAGAATAAATATTATGGGGTGTACGCCTATAAAAATAGTACGGGTACAGTAGAAAACTGTGATTTAACTGGTAATATTCGCAGTGCCATTAATGTCGATGAAACTTCTCAGTTACAGCGTAGCGGTAATGTAGAGTAG
- the bcp gene encoding thioredoxin-dependent thiol peroxidase — protein sequence MSNFPQAGQPAPDFSTPDQNGNLVSLNDFHGQWVVIYFYPKDDTPGCTTEAKDFTGLHEEFHRLGAKILGVSPDSGKAHCKFIDKHNLSITLLSDPEHQLIEAYGAWRLKKFMGKEYMGVARSTFLISTDGIIAYTWPNVKTKGHAQAVLNKLQELTNS from the coding sequence ATGAGTAACTTTCCCCAAGCCGGACAGCCAGCACCCGATTTCTCAACTCCTGACCAGAACGGTAATTTAGTTAGCCTGAATGATTTTCATGGTCAATGGGTTGTGATATATTTCTACCCCAAAGATGATACCCCTGGATGTACCACAGAAGCCAAAGATTTCACAGGTTTACATGAGGAATTTCATCGATTAGGAGCCAAAATCTTAGGAGTTAGTCCCGACTCTGGTAAGGCACACTGCAAATTTATTGACAAACATAATTTATCGATTACCCTATTAAGTGACCCAGAACATCAACTCATAGAAGCCTATGGTGCTTGGCGCTTAAAGAAATTTATGGGCAAAGAATATATGGGTGTAGCGCGCTCAACTTTTTTGATATCAACTGATGGCATCATCGCCTATACTTGGCCTAACGTCAAAACTAAAGGTCATGCTCAAGCGGTATTAAATAAGTTGCAAGAATTAACTAATAGTTGA
- a CDS encoding type I restriction endonuclease, which produces MVQFVQAQNIGIAYLEERFGLQISKDENFFREWFELLPEITDVEKQYLDRAKFQFLRLVNRPPIAEETVKLVILSPLLDLAGFYDEPFFIRSEQSIELSADQEGEVVRGRIDVLVLQQRLWLLVIESKRSSWSLLEGIPQALTYMIANPDQDKPIFGLVTNGSDFIFIKLTNNAGLHYALSDQFTLFKRENELYKVLSILKNLSQILS; this is translated from the coding sequence ATGGTTCAATTTGTCCAAGCACAAAATATCGGCATTGCCTATTTAGAAGAAAGATTTGGTCTGCAAATATCAAAGGATGAAAATTTTTTCAGAGAATGGTTTGAGTTACTACCGGAAATTACAGATGTAGAAAAGCAATATTTAGATAGAGCAAAATTTCAATTTCTTCGTTTAGTAAATCGCCCTCCGATAGCTGAAGAGACTGTAAAATTAGTAATTTTATCTCCATTGTTGGATTTAGCTGGATTCTATGATGAACCTTTTTTTATTAGAAGTGAGCAATCTATAGAACTTTCTGCTGATCAGGAAGGAGAAGTTGTTAGAGGGAGAATTGATGTTTTAGTTCTTCAACAACGATTATGGTTATTGGTAATTGAATCAAAAAGGTCTAGTTGGTCACTATTGGAAGGTATACCTCAAGCATTAACTTATATGATAGCTAATCCCGATCAAGATAAACCCATATTTGGATTAGTAACAAATGGTAGTGATTTTATATTTATAAAATTAACTAATAATGCTGGGTTACATTATGCCTTATCTGACCAATTTACTTTATTTAAGCGAGAAAATGAATTATACAAAGTTCTCAGCATATTAAAAAATCTTAGTCAAATTTTGAGCTAG
- a CDS encoding cysteine desulfurase family protein produces MSNRPIYLDCHATTPLDEQVLAAMLPYFTEKFGNPASIGHIYGWEAEAAVKQAREILAAAINASPEEIVFTSGATEANNLAIKGVAEAYFQKGQHIITVATEHHAVLDPCEYLKTLGFEITILPVQADGLIDLAQLEKALRPETILVSVMAANNEIGVLQPLAEIGEICRSHNIIFHTDAAQAIGKIPLDVQAMNIDLMSLTAHKVYGPKGIGALYVRRRNPRVQLAPQQHGGGHERGMRSGTLYTPQIVGFAKAVEIALAEQTMENQRLTQLRDRLWSQLAQLEGIHLNGHPTQRLAGNLNISIEGVDGAALQLGLQPVVAVSSGSACSSTKTAPSHVLTALGSPEKLAYASIRFGIGRFNTAEEIDIVAKYAIATIQSLRKQASLV; encoded by the coding sequence ATGTCTAATCGTCCTATATATCTTGATTGTCACGCTACCACACCTCTAGATGAACAAGTATTAGCAGCAATGCTACCTTACTTTACGGAAAAATTTGGCAACCCGGCTAGTATCGGCCATATTTATGGTTGGGAAGCAGAGGCGGCTGTGAAACAAGCACGGGAAATTTTAGCAGCAGCAATTAACGCTAGTCCAGAAGAAATTGTCTTTACTAGTGGGGCTACAGAAGCGAATAATTTAGCGATTAAAGGTGTGGCTGAGGCTTATTTTCAAAAAGGTCAGCATATTATCACTGTTGCCACTGAACATCATGCTGTACTTGACCCTTGTGAATATTTAAAAACCCTTGGTTTTGAGATAACTATTTTGCCAGTCCAAGCAGATGGATTAATTGATTTAGCCCAATTAGAAAAAGCGTTGCGTCCTGAGACAATTTTAGTATCGGTGATGGCGGCTAATAACGAAATTGGGGTGTTGCAACCTTTGGCAGAAATTGGGGAAATATGCCGCAGTCACAATATAATTTTTCACACAGATGCAGCCCAAGCTATTGGCAAAATTCCTCTCGATGTGCAAGCGATGAACATCGATTTGATGTCTCTGACAGCCCACAAAGTTTACGGGCCTAAGGGTATTGGTGCATTATACGTCCGCAGGCGCAATCCCAGAGTCCAACTCGCACCCCAGCAGCATGGCGGCGGACATGAACGGGGAATGCGTTCTGGGACGTTGTATACACCGCAAATTGTCGGTTTTGCCAAAGCTGTAGAAATCGCCCTCGCAGAACAGACAATGGAAAATCAGCGCCTTACCCAGCTAAGGGATAGATTGTGGTCACAACTTGCACAATTGGAAGGAATACACCTCAACGGACATCCCACCCAGAGACTAGCCGGAAACTTGAATATCAGCATTGAAGGGGTGGACGGTGCTGCACTCCAGTTGGGTTTACAGCCTGTTGTGGCGGTGTCTTCTGGTTCTGCTTGTTCCTCCACCAAAACTGCGCCCTCCCACGTCCTCACAGCTTTAGGAAGTCCAGAAAAACTAGCCTATGCTTCTATTCGCTTCGGTATTGGACGCTTTAATACAGCAGAAGAAATTGATATAGTAGCGAAATATGCGATCGCTACTATTCAAAGTTTACGTAAACAAGCAAGTTTGGTATAG